CGCCGGCGGTGAGCGCGTTGAGGCCGTCCACGAGGAAGCCCGGGTTGAACGCGATGTTCAGTTCTTCGCCGCGGAGGGCGGTGTCGACGGTGTCGACGGCTTGCGCGTCGTCGCTGCTGCCGGCTTCCAGCACGAGGGAGCCGTCGGCGGTGAAGGTCAGCCGGACGGGGGTGCTCCTGGTGGCGACCAGGGCGACGCGCTGGACGGCTTCCTTGAGCACGGTGATCTCTACGGTGGCGGTGTGGGCGAACTCGGTGGGGAAGAGCGTGCTGTAGGCGGGCAGGGAGCCCTCGATGGCGCGCAAGGTGGAGGTGCTGGTCTCGCTGCGCACGGTGAACAGACCCGAGTTGCTGTCGCCGGGGATGGTCAGGTCGACGGTGGGGTCATCGGCGCAGGCCTTGACCGCGTCCAGGAGGCGCGTGCCGGGGGCGAGGGCGGTGCGCTCTCCGGTCAGGTCGCAGTGCTTCCAGGTGAGGGTGCGTACCGCGAACCGGTAGCGGTCGGTGGCGGTGAAGGTGAGCGTGCCCGCCTCCTGGTCGTGGTGCAGGGAGATCCCCGAGAGGACGGGCAAGGCGTCGTCGTTGCCGAGCGCGGCAGCGACCTGGGTAACGGCTTCGGCCAGCGCCGGGCCGGGCAGCGTGCCGGATCCGGTGCCGGGGTCGGGGAGCTGCGGGTAGTCCTCCAGCGGCAGCGTGGGCAGGGTGAACCGGGCACTGCCTGCGGTCAGGATCAGGCGGGGTCCGTCGAGTTCGATGCGTACGGTGCCGCGGATGCGAGCGGCGATGTCGGTGAGGAGCCGGCCGGAGACGAGAGCGCGGCCGGGGCCGGTGACGGCGGCCGGGATCGTGGTGTCGCTGGACGTCTCGTAATCGAAGGCGCTGATACGCAGCATGTCGTCGGTGGCGGTCAGGAGCAGTCCGGCCAGGACGGGGGCGGGCGGTTTGGCGGGCAGGCTGTGGGCGGCGTAACTGACGGCCGCGGCGAGGTCGATCTGGTCGACGGTGAACTGCACGAAGAGTTCCTGTCTGTGAGGTCGGTGGTGCCGGTCGGCGAAAAGCGGTCTGGGCGGGGCCGCCCACGACAGGCGGCCCCGCCCGGACCGGGGACGTGCACAGGTAGGGGTATGTCAGGGGGTGTCGTCGCGTATCCAGCACCACGACGTGAGTTCGTAGGTGGCCAGCGCGCACAGCGGGATCTGCTGGCGTTGCCCGTCCTCGTCTTCGACGGTGAGCTGGTCGGTGTCCCTGCGGACGATGACCAGCAGGCCGGGGGCGGGGTCGGTGATGTCGGGGCGCGGTGTCCAGGCTTGGCCGGGTTCGGCCAGCCACCACGGGTCTCCGGCGAGGACGCCTTCGCAGACGATCCGGTTCCGGCAGCAGGTCGTCGCGCATCAGCTCGCGTACGAGGGGGTTGATGACGCGGGCGGTGCGCTCGGGTCCGATGAGGTGGTCGACGGAGGGCATGCGGCGGTCCTTCCTCGATGGCGGCTGTACGGGTCGGTGGCCGACGGAGCGGGATCAGGCGTGGGGTGGGGTTCCTGCGGTCCGGCACGGCCGGAGAGTACCGGGTGGGGCAGCTTCAGCAGCTGCGCGAGCGCCTGGCGGGCGGACAGGTCGTGGGCGGGGTCATGGATGAATCCGGCAGCCGTGGCGAGTTGGCCGCGCAGTTTCTGCAGTTCGTCTTCGGCGATGCGCAGGAGTGCCGGGGTGCTTGTCGCTCCGGCACCGTGTGTGGTCATGTCGTAGGGCCTCCGTCCCTTCCTGACGGGGGAAGTGGGGCGTGCCCTCAGCCGGTCAGCCAGGGGGGTGCGCCCCACGTGCGCGAGTGCGCGGAGGGGGATGGCAGCCGGGGCAGCCGGACGCGGGGGTCGACGGCTGCCCCGGGCCGTATCAGGGGGTGTCGGCTGGTCAGGCCGACTTGGGCTGGTTCAGGCGGGGCAGCCCGCGGCCGTAGTGCTGTTGGGCGGCCGCATCCAGGAGCGCGCGGTTGCTCTGCTGCCGGACGGCAGGAAGCCCCCGCCGCGGACGCAGGGGCCCGTTGACGTCACGGTCCAGCCGCACGATCCGTGACTGGGAGACCGTCAGCGGATCGTGGCGGGCCGCGGCAGCCCGCTCCCGGCGGTTCTGGTCCTGAGCTGCGAGGACATCGATCCAGTCGGGTCCGAGGCGGTCGGCGAGCCGCTCACGCAGGACGGTGCGCTGCCTCGGGGTGGTGGCCGCGAAGACCCCAGTGCGGGTGGCCTGTTTGTTGACCAGCGCCCACCGCAGGCACGCGGCGGCGATCGGGCAGCCGGCACACGCCGCGTCGGCCTGCGCCAGCCGCTTCTCCGTCGCCGCACGGTCGGCGACGCGGTCACCGGCGGCGAAGTCGAACAGGGACGGCTTCTCCTGGCAGACCGTGCGGGTGGGCGTGTGGGGGAAGGGGAAGCGCGGGTCGAGATCCACATAGTCGGTGGGCTTGGGAATGCCGGGCCGGCTCATGACGTGGCCTCCGGGAACAGTGCGGTCAGGTGGGGGAGTTGGAGCAGGACCTGCTCGAAGACGGGCTGCGGAACACGCCATGGCCCGAGCGCTCCGGGGCAGGGCACGGGCAGCGGCAGGACGTGGACGTCATCGAGGTCGAGGTGGAAGCAGCCGGGCTGCGCCCACGGACTGCACAGGTCTCCCGCCTCGGTGCGGGAGTCGTGGGATCCGGTGATCCGGATGACACCTAGGACCGCGCTGAACTGCAGCTGATGGCCGCGGATCGTGCGGGCCACGAGCGGGTCGCGCAGAGCGGCCCGGTCCATGGTCTTCTCCGCCCCGCAATGCAGCAGTCGCCAGCCCGGCGCCCACGGCTTCGGCCGGTTCTCCACGCGCTTGCGGCCGCGCGCGATGCACGTCCCCCAGGGTTCTTTGACGGTGATGCCGCGCAGCCAGTCGGGGGCGTGCAGCGGGGCCGTCATCGCGCCGCCAGCGCGGTGCCGGGACGGCCAGGACGGCGGCCGTGCACCGCAGGCACGTACGCGTCCCGGCGGGCCGCCCTATACCCGACCGGCTGCTCGCCGGTCTTGACCCGGTACATCGCCACGTCCGCACTCCGCAGGATCCGCGAGGCACCGACCCCCTCCGGCAGGACGGTGGCGCGGGCGATACCGATGGACACCGACGGGCGCAGGACCTGCCCCTCGATGCCGTGCAGCAGCTGCCCCTCGTGCCGGATGGGCTGCGCCAGCACCTCGCGCAGCGCAAGGACTTCACGCACCGCCGCAGCCGGCGGCATCAGCACCGCGGCCCCGAACTCGTCACCACCCAGACGCGCGGCGATCCCGCTCCGGCCGGCCGCCCACGTACTGAGGCGACGGCCGACCGCGGCGATCAGGACGTCACCGGTAGCGTGCCCAAGGCTGTCGTTGACGGTCTTGAGTCCGTCGGCGTCGCAGACGAGGACGTGCAGCAGCTCGCGGCGTGTGTGCGCGAGGCGGTCGATGCGGTGCATGAGGATGTCGCGGCCGGGCAGCCCGGTGAGCGGGTCCCGGCGGGCCGTGTGCAACTGGCGCCGCACCCGGACGTCGTCGGCGACGACGGCCAGGGCGAGCGGCAGCGCGGTCGCGGTGATGAGGAGTGTGCGGGTCGGCAGCCGTAAGGCGCCGGGTCCGGGCATGATGGTCTCCAGTTCTCGCCCTTTGCGGGGGCGGGTATGGGAGAGGCGCACCCCGGCTTTGCATGGCACGGGGGTGCGCCTCTTGCTGTGTATGGATGTGGTCAGAGAGACAGGGGAGCCAGCGAGGGCTTCAAGATCGCCGTGCGGTGGATGCTGACGCGTGCTGCACTGATGGTGAGTTGGTGACGCGGCTCAACAGGAGTGGCCATGGCCTATACCGGCAGGCAGCACAAGCGGGGGCGGATGTGGCGGGCGCGGCGCAGGTGGGCCGCAATGGGATTGCCGGGCCGGATCTTCACAGCTGTCCTCGGCGCTGTTGTGGGTCTCTTCGTGCTGTTCGTAGCGCTGGGTGGCATCCTCGCGGCGTGCGGCGCGGGGGACGAAGAGCCTCGGGCACCTGCCACGTCCAGCCCTGTGACGACTTCAGAGCCTGCTGAGCCCGATCCCACCAGCACACCCGCAGCCACGCCGACAGACCCGGTCAGCGCTGCTGAGACGCCCCCGGAGCCTGTGACGGCCAGCCCCACATTCACGTCCGCGCCGCGTCCGGCGGAACCAGACACGACGGCCCCGGAACCAAGCCGGGAGCCGCGCCGTGAGGAAACCACTACAGAACCGACCCGCGAAGAGACCACTGCGGAGCCACCGCCGGACGCCAACGTGTACTACGAGAACTGTGACGCGGCACGGGACGCCGGCGCGGCTCCGGTGTACCGCGGGGACCCGGGTTACGGGCCGCACCTGGACCGTGACGGCGACGGGGTCGCCTGCGAACCGTACGCCGGGCCGTAGTCTGCGGCTCCGCAGGACTAAGCGACGCCTCGTACTGCCCTTTTGATCATTTCCTTCTGGCCTGACCTGCGGTCGGGCCTGCTGGGACGGGAGCGATTCTCCCGGGGCGGCCGGTTTGCCTCTTTAGCTGTGCTGTCTCGGGAGGTTGGTGTCAGCTCAGGCTGACTGTTGTTCACCGAACCAGTGCTCGGCCGCGTCATGATGTCCGTTGTTGAGCAGCCAGGCTTTCGCGGTCGCATCGTCGACGAATCCGTAGGTGTCTGAGTCTTCCTGTTCAGTCCAGGCGTTGAAGAGCCAGCGGCCGTCGCGGGCGCGGCAGAGGGCCTGGTGCCCGTACCGGCCGAGCGCGGTGGGGCAGACGTTGCCGGCGTCCTCTTCGTATCCGGTGGCGAAGCCGGGGTCGAACCAGTCGGCCAATGAGGGGGCGTCCTCATACTCGCCGGCGGGGTAGGTGACGACGTTGAAGTGCGGCATGTCTCCTCCTCCGGGCTGTGCGCGTGGGGCAATGGTTCCACCCCCAGGCCCCCGACCGGTCACTGTGGACGGTCGGGGGCCTGGGGGTGGTCAGGACAGTTCGGTGGAGCACAGCCAGGCGGGCCGTTGCAGGCTGGCTCTGCCGGTGTAGCCGAGGACTCGGGTCGAGTCCGCGAGTTGGACGTCCCAGCCGGCCTGCTGCTCCGGGGAGATGCCCGCCGCACGACCGTGTCCGCCGGAGGCGACCTGCTTGCTGTAGGCGACCAGGAAGACCTCTTCGCCGAGGCAGGAGCCGCCGACCGCAGAGTGCACGTTGGGGCACCGGTCCTTGAATGTGAGCAGGACTTCGTCGATCCGTTCAGCCTCCTGGCCGTCGCCACCGACGTGAACGCCGTAGGCGAGGAATGCGGTGTTCGTGTCCACGTGACGTGAGGCCTTTCGTCGCTGGCCCCGCCTGCTGGGGATCGACGGCGAAGACCGCATCCTGACATCTGTCAGGGACGCGGCGTCCCTGCCGCGATCTACGGTTCGGGGCGTCAGCTCGGGGCGACTTCTTGGCCGCCAAGGCGGCTGGAGTCGAAGCCTGTTCATACGTCACATTTCTGGGAGATCATCATGCGCAAGCGGAGTTCCGCAGCTCTTGCTGCCTCTGCCGCCATCCTCGGTGTCATCGCCATCGCGCCGAACGCATCCGCCGAGCCCAGCCCTCCGGACTGCCCCACAGGAAACGTCTGCGCTTGGTCGTCCGACGGCTATCACGGGCCTACGATCCTGAAGACTGAGGGCAACTGGTCCGGGTCGCTGCGCGTGGGCTTCATCATGAACAACGGCTTTCCCAGCCCCGGATCCGATCACATCCAGGCCACCTGGGTCTTTGATGGCCGTACCTGGGACAGGTGTCTGCACTTCAACCCGGGACCGGGCGACTACAAGCTCTCCTTCCCGACGGGAGTGGAGCTGAAGAGCCTCGTCTGGCGTGGCGAGTGCTGATCAAGGCATGACGTTCTGTCCTGCCTGGCGGGTCAGGGGTTGAGGCGCCGGGCGCAGAGGGTCAGGACGGCGTCGTCGGCGTCGATGGCCCGCTGATAGCGCCGTTGCATGGCGGCGGTGACCTGGGTGAGGTCCTCGCCCTATGGTTTGACGGCGTAGGCGGCGCCCACCGCCGCGGTGGCGGCGGTCAGCAGGACGTCGTCGCGGGTGAGCGCCCGCAGCCGGTACAGGGCTGCGGTGACCGCACCGCGCGAGGCACGGCCGGCGAGCCGGACCTCTTCCGTTTCCGTCTGTTCGCCGGTGGCGGCATCGTCGCGGGCGAGTTCCCAGCGGCGGCAGAGGTGCTCGCGGTGCGCGCTGAGCGCGGACACCAGGTCCACGACCGTCCCGCGCATCGCCTGGCGGTGCGCGGCCTGGTCGGCGGCCCGTGCGCGGTGTCGTTCGGCGCGCTGTTGGAGCAGTGCGCCGGTCACGGTGCCCGCCAGGGCGAGCAGGCCGGCTAGCGCGACCTCCATTTCGGCATCGGTCCTTTCTTCAGACGATGGTGCGGATCGGTGCGTGGCGGGCTTCACGGACGGGTCCGGCGGCCGGGTCGAGGTGGGCGGCGAGGCGCTCCAGGTCGCAGGCTTGCGCTTCGCTGTCGTCCCACCGCGTGTGGTACTGCTGCAGGGCTGGTGCGGAGAGCCGGGACAGGGATTCTTCGGTGCGGAACTTTTCGACGCGCCGCACGCCCGGGCGCAGCATCTGCGCGGCGTGCACGAGTTCGTGAACGACTGTTTTGCCGACCTCGGCCAGATCGTTCAGGTGGGCTTGGGCGTTGGCGATGGCGATGATCCGGTCCAGGCCGTACACGGTGCACCCGTACAGGCTGGCGCCGTCTTCTGCGCAGGCGAGGAGGCGGGTGAAGTACGTGTCGGTGACGAGGATTTCCACTCCGCGCAGGCACACACCCATCTCGTTCTCGACAAGGTGGGCGGCTTGGTCGGCGATGGCGCACACCCGGTCCAGGACCGGTCTGCGGGCCGGGCCGATCGCGTAGGCATTGACCTGCATGGGGCTCCCTTCGGGGTCGGCGGCCTCGTGCGAGCGGGCAGGAGGCCTCCTTGTGGCAGGGCCGGGCTGTCCGGTCCTGCGCCCGGCCCCGCACCGGCCGACGGGTTCGGCGAAGGTGCGGGGCGGGACACGGGACCGTCAGAGCAGGGCGCCGATCGCGGCCAGGAGCAGCAGGGCGAGCGCGGTGAGGATCAGGTCGACCGCGCGCTGAAGATGGCGGAACTTACGCACGGCGATGAGGGACAGGATGCGGATGCGGGCGGCGCGGAGGTCGCCGTGCAGCGCCTCGCGGATGTCGGCTTCGCTCATCCGTGCCCACGCCGGGAACGACTCCAGGCCGCCTCCGCGTAACCGGGGGCGCACAACTAGAAGCAGGAGGATGGAGGCGGCGGCCAGGGCGAGGACGCCGGCCGCGCCGAAGGCCTGCGTGACGGCGGGCAGCGGGCGGCCGGTGAGAGACGCGAGCCCGGCCAGCACCGCGCCGGTGAAGGCAAGCAGCAGGGACGACTTTCCGTCGGTGCGGGCAATCTCCCCGCTGACAACGGCCCAGGCCTCAGTGAGGTTGTGGTCGGTGTGGGTGCTGGAGTAGTCAGGGACGATCAGGGCGGGCAGTGCCATGGCAGCTCTCCTTGAGGACGTCAGGCAGCAATAGGGCGGGTGCGTCAGAACGGGTCTTCGGCCGGCAGGCCGGCCGGCGGCAGGAGCCGGATGTGCAGCTCGCGCCGGTTGGACCAGCAGGTGCAGGCCTCCATCTCCGGGAACGGGCCGCCCGTCCACCGGCCGCCGGTGCCCCGGCAGTTCGGGCAGGAGTGGCCGGCGAGGGGGAGCAGGTGGATGCGGTGCCGGTCGGCGTGCAGCTGCCAGCGGCCGGCCCGCAGCACGGCGGCTGCCGTACGGACCACGGTGGTGGTGGCGACCGCCAGGAGCATGGCGGTGCGGGCACGCTCACCTCGGGGGCGGGCAATGTGGGGCTGGGCCACGAGGGGTCTCCTTGGGTCAGGCGGCGAGATGGTGTGCGGGGCCGGCCGGGAGCGTGTAGGTGGCCGGGTCGGCGGGGATGCCCTCCGCGCATTCCAGGCAGCTGCCGAGGGTGCGCAGCGGGAGGCAGTACACGTACCGGCGCCGGCAGCGGGGGCAGGT
This sequence is a window from Streptomyces ortus. Protein-coding genes within it:
- the dnaN gene encoding DNA polymerase III subunit beta, which translates into the protein MQFTVDQIDLAAAVSYAAHSLPAKPPAPVLAGLLLTATDDMLRISAFDYETSSDTTIPAAVTGPGRALVSGRLLTDIAARIRGTVRIELDGPRLILTAGSARFTLPTLPLEDYPQLPDPGTGSGTLPGPALAEAVTQVAAALGNDDALPVLSGISLHHDQEAGTLTFTATDRYRFAVRTLTWKHCDLTGERTALAPGTRLLDAVKACADDPTVDLTIPGDSNSGLFTVRSETSTSTLRAIEGSLPAYSTLFPTEFAHTATVEITVLKEAVQRVALVATRSTPVRLTFTADGSLVLEAGSSDDAQAVDTVDTALRGEELNIAFNPGFLVDGLNALTAGGATAVDFQFTSPTKPAVLRGHDSHDHALRYALMPVRLTS
- a CDS encoding WhiB family transcriptional regulator, which translates into the protein MSRPGIPKPTDYVDLDPRFPFPHTPTRTVCQEKPSLFDFAAGDRVADRAATEKRLAQADAACAGCPIAAACLRWALVNKQATRTGVFAATTPRQRTVLRERLADRLGPDWIDVLAAQDQNRRERAAAARHDPLTVSQSRIVRLDRDVNGPLRPRRGLPAVRQQSNRALLDAAAQQHYGRGLPRLNQPKSA
- a CDS encoding GGDEF domain-containing protein → MPGPGALRLPTRTLLITATALPLALAVVADDVRVRRQLHTARRDPLTGLPGRDILMHRIDRLAHTRRELLHVLVCDADGLKTVNDSLGHATGDVLIAAVGRRLSTWAAGRSGIAARLGGDEFGAAVLMPPAAAVREVLALREVLAQPIRHEGQLLHGIEGQVLRPSVSIGIARATVLPEGVGASRILRSADVAMYRVKTGEQPVGYRAARRDAYVPAVHGRRPGRPGTALAAR
- a CDS encoding excalibur calcium-binding domain-containing protein, translating into MGLPGRIFTAVLGAVVGLFVLFVALGGILAACGAGDEEPRAPATSSPVTTSEPAEPDPTSTPAATPTDPVSAAETPPEPVTASPTFTSAPRPAEPDTTAPEPSREPRREETTTEPTREETTAEPPPDANVYYENCDAARDAGAAPVYRGDPGYGPHLDRDGDGVACEPYAGP
- a CDS encoding peptidase inhibitor family I36 protein; this translates as MRKRSSAALAASAAILGVIAIAPNASAEPSPPDCPTGNVCAWSSDGYHGPTILKTEGNWSGSLRVGFIMNNGFPSPGSDHIQATWVFDGRTWDRCLHFNPGPGDYKLSFPTGVELKSLVWRGEC
- a CDS encoding Pycsar system effector family protein gives rise to the protein MALPALIVPDYSSTHTDHNLTEAWAVVSGEIARTDGKSSLLLAFTGAVLAGLASLTGRPLPAVTQAFGAAGVLALAAASILLLLVVRPRLRGGGLESFPAWARMSEADIREALHGDLRAARIRILSLIAVRKFRHLQRAVDLILTALALLLLAAIGALL